In one window of Sandaracinaceae bacterium DNA:
- a CDS encoding UvrD-helicase domain-containing protein, whose protein sequence is MIDLEGMNPPQREAVLHTEGPLVVFAGAGSGKTRVITHRVAHLVVDHQVYPSRILAVTFTNKAAGEMRQRLEQLVPGGVGGMWVGTFHALCARLLRRHADAVGIAKDFTIYDDQDQQAMIKRVLKALGLDPKEHKPKSLANRINREKQELRGPEAARSNTLQDRILTDVYEAYEAALRRASALDFGDLIYQTVRALEREPELRREVAGKFRYTMVDEFQDTNHAQLRLVDALVSVHGNVCVVGDDDQGIYRWRGADRRNILDFNRRYPTARVIKLEQNYRSTQRILRAAHDVISRNEDREPKELFTENEEGSLVRLYTCSDANDEANTLTYDLLARMRDDDVDLEDMAVLYRTHAQSRSLEEALRAVNLPYRIIGGVRFYDRAEVKDLLAYLRMVHNPEDDVSVLRVLNVPARGIGKTSEERIMALSAEHGEGVYAALQRIAMDPALLGRAAAKRVGEFVALVEGLRKSHRDGAPLYDLASQTLDKSGYLESLREQDSAEAEARVENLGELMTSVAAFQREAEEATLAAFLERVALETQADEHGHEAKLTLMTVHAAKGLEFPVVYVTGLEEGLFPRLDPTFGVDQEELEEERRLAYVAFTRAEEQLVLLHASARMTFGRTEVAMPSRFLADIAADDVQRSFGLAGHGGFASAGGGFGAGGGYGAGGGHGAAGRYAGGGGYGARGGAGRQGAWEEVAPRGAGRQGSGRSGAWDDGRQASFGFRRSAGGGVGGAARGDDDDPYASFRAARSAQSAESGQSYLDTSDVDLDPSEALRPGAKVFHPRFGVGRVRAVEGSHDPAVTVYFEASGATKKLKASFLRPA, encoded by the coding sequence GTGATCGACCTCGAGGGCATGAACCCGCCGCAGCGCGAGGCGGTGCTCCACACGGAGGGCCCGTTGGTCGTGTTCGCGGGCGCGGGCAGCGGCAAGACGCGTGTCATCACGCACCGCGTGGCGCACCTCGTCGTGGACCACCAGGTCTACCCGTCGCGCATCCTCGCCGTGACCTTCACCAACAAGGCCGCCGGCGAGATGCGGCAGCGGCTGGAGCAGCTGGTGCCGGGGGGCGTGGGCGGCATGTGGGTGGGCACGTTCCACGCCCTCTGCGCGCGTCTCTTGCGACGTCACGCGGACGCGGTGGGGATCGCCAAGGACTTCACCATCTACGACGACCAGGACCAGCAGGCGATGATCAAGCGCGTGCTGAAGGCACTGGGACTGGACCCCAAGGAGCACAAGCCGAAGTCCCTGGCGAACCGCATCAACCGCGAGAAGCAAGAGCTGCGGGGCCCCGAGGCGGCGCGTAGCAACACGCTGCAGGACCGCATCCTGACCGACGTGTACGAGGCCTACGAGGCCGCCCTGCGGCGGGCGTCGGCGCTCGACTTCGGCGACCTGATCTACCAGACCGTGCGGGCGCTGGAGCGCGAGCCCGAGCTGCGTCGCGAGGTAGCCGGCAAGTTCCGCTACACCATGGTGGACGAGTTCCAGGACACCAACCACGCCCAGCTGCGGTTGGTGGACGCGCTGGTCTCCGTGCACGGCAACGTGTGCGTGGTGGGCGACGACGACCAGGGCATCTACCGTTGGCGCGGCGCGGACCGCCGCAACATCCTCGACTTCAACCGCCGCTACCCGACCGCGCGCGTCATCAAGCTGGAGCAGAACTACCGCTCCACGCAGCGCATCCTGCGCGCGGCCCACGACGTCATCTCGCGCAACGAGGACCGCGAGCCGAAGGAGCTGTTCACGGAGAACGAAGAGGGCAGCCTCGTGCGCCTGTACACGTGCTCCGACGCCAACGACGAGGCCAACACGCTCACGTACGACCTGCTCGCGCGCATGCGCGACGACGACGTGGACCTCGAGGACATGGCCGTGCTTTACCGCACGCACGCGCAGTCCCGGTCGCTGGAAGAGGCGCTGCGCGCCGTGAACCTGCCCTACCGCATCATCGGGGGTGTACGCTTCTACGACCGCGCCGAGGTGAAGGACCTGCTCGCCTACCTGCGCATGGTGCACAACCCAGAGGACGACGTGAGCGTCTTGCGCGTGCTCAACGTCCCCGCGCGCGGCATCGGCAAGACCAGCGAGGAGCGCATCATGGCGCTCTCGGCGGAGCACGGAGAAGGCGTCTACGCGGCGCTCCAGCGCATCGCTATGGACCCTGCGCTCTTGGGGCGCGCCGCCGCCAAGCGCGTGGGGGAGTTCGTGGCGCTGGTCGAGGGGCTGCGCAAGAGTCATCGGGACGGCGCGCCCCTCTACGACCTGGCCAGCCAGACGCTCGACAAGAGCGGCTACCTCGAGTCGCTGCGCGAGCAGGACAGCGCCGAGGCCGAGGCGCGCGTGGAGAACCTGGGCGAGCTCATGACCAGCGTGGCCGCGTTCCAACGCGAGGCGGAAGAGGCGACGCTGGCCGCGTTTCTGGAGCGCGTGGCGCTCGAGACGCAAGCCGACGAACACGGCCACGAGGCCAAGCTGACGCTGATGACTGTGCACGCCGCCAAGGGGCTCGAGTTCCCGGTGGTGTACGTGACGGGCCTCGAGGAGGGGCTCTTCCCGCGCCTGGACCCCACGTTCGGGGTCGACCAGGAGGAGCTCGAGGAAGAGCGCCGTCTGGCGTACGTGGCCTTCACGCGCGCCGAGGAGCAGCTGGTGCTGCTGCACGCGAGCGCGCGCATGACCTTTGGGCGCACCGAGGTGGCCATGCCGTCACGCTTCCTCGCGGACATCGCCGCAGACGACGTGCAGCGCAGCTTCGGGCTCGCCGGGCACGGGGGCTTCGCGAGCGCGGGGGGTGGGTTTGGCGCGGGCGGCGGATACGGCGCGGGCGGCGGACATGGCGCGGCCGGCAGATACGCAGGGGGAGGCGGGTACGGCGCGCGCGGCGGCGCGGGTCGACAGGGCGCGTGGGAAGAGGTCGCGCCACGTGGCGCGGGGCGGCAGGGTAGCGGGCGCAGCGGGGCGTGGGACGACGGACGGCAGGCGTCTTTCGGGTTCCGGCGCAGCGCGGGCGGTGGAGTTGGAGGCGCGGCACGTGGCGACGACGACGATCCGTACGCGAGCTTCCGTGCAGCGCGGTCGGCGCAGAGCGCCGAGAGCGGCCAGTCGTACCTGGACACCAGCGACGTCGACCTGGATCCCAGTGAGGCGCTGCGGCCGGGCGCCAAGGTGTTCCACCCGCGATTCGGGGTCGGGCGCGTGCGGGCCGTGGAGGGCAGCCACGACCCGGCCGTGACGGTCTACTTCGAGGCCTCGGGCGCCACCAAGAAGCTCAAGGCTTCGTTTCTGCGCCCGGCATAG
- a CDS encoding amidohydrolase has translation MRNDKDSHLPAIARAAHLGGRWCALWFCLLSLGCADAAPPADLILVGADIHTVADARPLASAIAVRDGVIVYVGDDAHASRFMGPSTHVVDLGGRLVLPGFIDTHAHPFQAAGLSYALTLTSELSPPEVLERVAAYAENNPTRAFLVGFGFDETAFGPAGPRAELLDGVVGDRPVILIDAGGHSAWVNTAALEAFGIDASTPDPIPGRHYYQRDPDGSPTGWLVESQAYMPHLAALGAYDVTAAARPNNLVYAVFSSVGITTVYDAGMSSFEPDALEVAADLDRRGALRFRVVASHMIQHPSQVAGAIARFAELREMYAGNRLHVGMIKIHNDGTTEARTAAYLAPYTDVPDSSGAVLLEPADLNPFVVAADRAGIDLHIHAIGDRTVRQALDAIALARSANPGADTRHTLAHVEQITVEDVPRFAALDVTAQTTPYWFAEDYAEQALVIGEARVQRLYRISELLETGARVTFGSDFPATGEEFFAMSPLWNIEAGATRQAIGEPNAPILGGPGSRVSVEAMVRGYTVDAAYQLHMEDEIGSLEVGKRADLVVLGGNIFEVPLHEIHAARVLVTMVDGELVHGAWP, from the coding sequence ATGCGGAACGACAAGGACTCGCACCTGCCTGCGATCGCGCGCGCAGCGCACCTCGGCGGTCGGTGGTGTGCCCTCTGGTTCTGCCTCTTGTCGCTGGGCTGCGCCGATGCAGCACCACCGGCGGACCTGATCCTCGTGGGGGCCGACATCCACACGGTTGCAGACGCTCGGCCGCTGGCGAGCGCCATCGCGGTTCGGGACGGGGTCATCGTCTATGTCGGCGACGACGCGCACGCGTCCCGCTTCATGGGCCCCAGCACGCACGTGGTCGACCTCGGTGGTCGGCTCGTGCTGCCGGGGTTCATCGACACTCACGCGCACCCGTTCCAGGCGGCCGGGCTCAGCTACGCCCTGACCCTCACGTCCGAGCTGAGCCCTCCCGAAGTGCTCGAGCGCGTCGCAGCCTACGCGGAGAACAACCCGACCCGTGCGTTCCTGGTGGGCTTCGGGTTCGACGAGACCGCGTTCGGTCCGGCTGGGCCGCGCGCCGAGCTGCTCGATGGTGTGGTCGGCGACCGGCCCGTGATCCTCATCGACGCTGGCGGGCACAGCGCGTGGGTGAACACCGCGGCGCTCGAAGCGTTCGGCATCGACGCGAGCACCCCCGACCCCATCCCCGGCAGGCACTACTATCAGCGCGACCCCGACGGGAGCCCGACGGGCTGGTTGGTGGAGAGCCAGGCGTACATGCCGCACCTCGCGGCCCTGGGGGCGTACGACGTCACCGCGGCGGCGCGGCCCAACAACCTGGTCTACGCGGTCTTCTCGTCGGTGGGCATCACCACCGTCTACGACGCGGGGATGTCGTCGTTCGAGCCCGACGCGCTCGAGGTCGCCGCCGACCTCGACCGGCGAGGCGCGCTGCGCTTCCGTGTCGTCGCGTCGCACATGATTCAGCACCCGAGCCAGGTGGCAGGGGCCATCGCGCGCTTCGCGGAGCTGCGGGAGATGTACGCGGGGAACCGTCTGCACGTCGGCATGATCAAGATCCACAACGACGGCACGACCGAGGCCCGCACCGCCGCGTACCTCGCGCCCTACACGGACGTCCCCGATTCGTCCGGTGCCGTGCTGCTCGAGCCGGCCGACCTGAACCCGTTCGTGGTCGCGGCCGACCGCGCGGGCATCGACCTGCACATCCACGCCATCGGGGACCGGACGGTGCGGCAGGCGCTCGACGCCATCGCGCTGGCGCGCTCCGCGAACCCAGGCGCCGACACACGGCACACGCTCGCGCACGTGGAGCAGATCACCGTGGAGGACGTCCCACGCTTCGCGGCGCTGGACGTCACCGCGCAGACCACGCCCTACTGGTTCGCCGAGGACTACGCGGAGCAGGCCCTCGTCATCGGCGAGGCGCGCGTGCAGCGCCTGTACCGCATCTCGGAGCTCCTCGAGACCGGCGCTCGCGTGACGTTCGGCAGCGACTTCCCCGCGACCGGGGAGGAGTTCTTCGCCATGAGTCCTCTGTGGAACATCGAAGCCGGCGCGACCCGGCAGGCCATCGGAGAGCCGAACGCGCCCATCCTGGGCGGACCCGGCTCGCGCGTCAGCGTCGAGGCGATGGTCCGTGGCTATACGGTCGATGCCGCCTACCAGCTGCACATGGAGGACGAGATCGGCTCGCTGGAGGTGGGGAAGCGGGCCGACCTGGTGGTGCTCGGCGGCAACATCTTCGAGGTGCCGCTGCACGAGATCCACGCGGCGCGCGTGCTCGTGACCATGGTCGATGGTGAGCTCGTGCACGGCGCCTGGCCGTAG
- a CDS encoding NAD(P)-dependent alcohol dehydrogenase, whose amino-acid sequence MRAATIHHYGDASNLRIEELPTPTPKGSQLLVRVRYASVNPVDWKMREGRNRLVLWGGWPKVLGHDFAGEVLAAGPRVKRFAVGDAVFGMQGLSMGAYATHMLVSERVVAAKPPSLGFEEAAALPMASLTALQVLRDIVRLEGGQRLLVNGASGGVGSAAVQLGKILGAEVTGVCSARNTERVRALGADAVVDYHEVDFAAGDTRYDVVFDCVGNRSFADSRAALTSRGVFASVTTAPGRFVLSRVSNLFRRQRATQILVALPRARDLAYVAEQVEEGRYRPVLDRRFSLEDIRAAHEYSESGRARGKITIEMPTGET is encoded by the coding sequence ATGCGCGCCGCGACCATCCACCACTACGGAGACGCCAGCAACCTTCGCATCGAGGAGCTGCCCACGCCCACCCCCAAGGGCTCCCAGCTGCTCGTCCGAGTGCGCTATGCCAGCGTCAACCCAGTGGACTGGAAGATGCGAGAAGGCAGGAACCGCTTGGTCCTGTGGGGAGGCTGGCCGAAAGTCCTGGGGCACGACTTCGCGGGCGAGGTGCTCGCGGCGGGGCCGCGCGTGAAGCGCTTCGCGGTGGGCGACGCCGTGTTCGGCATGCAGGGCCTGTCGATGGGCGCATATGCCACGCACATGCTCGTGTCCGAGCGTGTCGTCGCTGCGAAGCCACCCAGCCTCGGCTTCGAGGAAGCGGCGGCCCTGCCGATGGCCTCCCTCACAGCGCTCCAGGTGCTACGTGACATCGTGCGGCTCGAGGGCGGCCAGCGTCTGTTGGTGAACGGCGCCTCGGGCGGGGTGGGCAGCGCCGCCGTGCAGCTGGGGAAGATCCTGGGGGCCGAGGTGACGGGTGTGTGCAGCGCCCGCAACACGGAGCGGGTGCGTGCGCTGGGAGCCGACGCGGTGGTCGACTACCACGAGGTCGACTTCGCTGCGGGCGACACCCGCTATGACGTGGTCTTCGACTGCGTGGGCAACCGCTCGTTCGCCGACTCTCGAGCGGCGCTCACTTCGCGCGGTGTATTCGCGAGCGTCACCACCGCGCCAGGCCGGTTCGTCCTCAGCCGAGTGAGCAACCTGTTCCGCCGTCAGCGCGCCACGCAGATCCTCGTGGCGTTGCCGCGCGCACGCGACCTCGCCTACGTGGCGGAGCAGGTCGAGGAGGGCCGCTACCGCCCGGTGCTCGATCGGCGCTTCTCGCTGGAGGACATCCGCGCGGCCCACGAGTACAGCGAGTCTGGACGCGCGCGCGGGAAGATCACCATCGAGATGCCCACAGGAGAGACGTGA
- a CDS encoding DUF1552 domain-containing protein, protein MALIRPKRLLDRRTMLKGMLGGAAVGVSLPLLDIFLNDNGTALADGSALPRRFGWWIWGNGVIPERWFPVETGRNFAMSHELQPFADAGLGNDITVVSGMKVFGENLEAHFAGPAGLLAGHPLAVNGQTTFESPSVDVRVRNEIGGATRFRSIEAGVQRGVRSFSVNGPNNDNPVESNPIALYQRIFGEGFTLPGEEPIIDPRWALRRSVLSAVQDDIMRLESRLGSHDKARLDQHFTNVRELELQLERLEEDPPDLASCMMAEVPLMEYPDVNGREQMFAKHRAVADILTYALACDQTRVFSVMFSGPVSNIWFPNTTMEHHNLTHNEPGNQPQVDGILVSIMDQLAYFVGKLASVQEGDGRLLDNMVCLGTTDCSRGRDHSIENYPLLLAGSACNKIKMGLHHRGNGENASQVILSLIRAMGINAADWGVGAARTTTGLSAIEV, encoded by the coding sequence ATGGCTCTCATTCGACCCAAGCGCCTGCTCGACCGTCGCACCATGCTGAAGGGCATGCTGGGCGGCGCCGCCGTGGGCGTCAGCCTGCCCTTGCTGGACATCTTCTTGAACGACAACGGCACGGCCCTCGCCGACGGGTCGGCCCTGCCGCGCCGCTTCGGTTGGTGGATCTGGGGCAACGGCGTCATCCCCGAGCGCTGGTTCCCCGTCGAGACGGGCCGCAACTTCGCCATGAGCCACGAGCTGCAGCCGTTCGCGGACGCCGGCCTCGGCAACGACATCACCGTGGTGTCGGGCATGAAGGTCTTCGGCGAGAACCTCGAGGCGCACTTCGCGGGTCCCGCTGGCCTCTTGGCGGGGCATCCTTTGGCCGTCAACGGACAGACCACGTTCGAGTCGCCCAGCGTCGACGTCCGCGTCCGCAACGAGATCGGCGGGGCCACGCGCTTCCGCTCCATCGAGGCGGGCGTGCAACGCGGCGTGCGCTCGTTCAGCGTCAACGGGCCCAACAACGACAACCCCGTCGAGTCCAACCCCATCGCGCTCTACCAGCGCATCTTCGGGGAGGGCTTCACGCTCCCGGGCGAGGAGCCCATCATCGACCCACGTTGGGCGCTGCGCCGTAGCGTGCTCTCGGCCGTGCAGGATGACATCATGCGGCTCGAGTCGCGGCTCGGCTCGCACGACAAGGCCCGCCTCGATCAGCACTTCACCAACGTGCGCGAGCTGGAGCTCCAGCTCGAGCGCTTGGAGGAGGACCCGCCCGACCTCGCGTCGTGCATGATGGCCGAGGTGCCGCTCATGGAGTACCCGGACGTCAACGGGCGCGAGCAGATGTTCGCCAAGCACCGCGCCGTGGCCGACATCCTCACCTACGCGCTCGCCTGCGATCAGACCCGCGTGTTCAGCGTGATGTTCTCGGGCCCGGTGTCGAACATCTGGTTCCCCAACACCACGATGGAGCACCACAACCTCACGCACAACGAGCCGGGGAACCAGCCGCAGGTGGACGGCATCCTGGTGTCCATCATGGACCAGCTGGCCTACTTCGTGGGCAAGCTGGCCAGCGTGCAAGAGGGTGACGGCCGCCTGCTGGACAACATGGTCTGCCTGGGCACCACCGACTGCTCGCGTGGGCGTGATCACAGCATCGAGAACTATCCGCTGCTGCTCGCGGGCAGCGCGTGCAACAAGATCAAGATGGGCCTGCACCACAGGGGCAACGGCGAGAACGCGAGCCAGGTCATCCTGTCGCTCATTCGCGCCATGGGCATCAACGCTGCCGACTGGGGCGTGGGCGCCGCGCGCACCACCACCGGCCTGTCTGCCATCGAGGTCTGA